A DNA window from Helianthus annuus cultivar XRQ/B chromosome 15, HanXRQr2.0-SUNRISE, whole genome shotgun sequence contains the following coding sequences:
- the LOC110909510 gene encoding 1-aminocyclopropane-1-carboxylate synthase 3, translating to MLSEKVTCNSHGQDSSYFLGWEEYEKNPYDEFKNPNGIIQMGLAENQLSFDLLQSWLEKNPQAMAFKNYNNQSIFKDLALFQDYHGLPAFKNALVKFMSEIRGGSVSFNPNNLVLTAGATSANETLMFCLNNPGDAFLLPTPYYPGFDRDLKWRTGAEIVPIQCSSLNGFRITKSALEDAYKQAEKQNLKVKGVLVTNPSNPLGTSLSLHELDLLVNFISSRNIHLVSDEIYSGTVFSSPSFISIMEVLKNKNLMNTEIAKRVHIVYSLSKDLGLPGFRIGAIYSNDERVVSAATKMSSFGLVSSQTQHLLSEILSDQNFTKTYLSENRRRLKERHEMLVNGLKKSGIWCLPSNSGLFCWVDMRHLLSSNTFEGEMELWKMIVYQVRLNISPGSSCHCSEPGWFRVCFANMSEQTLDLAMQRVKSFVDSMAKQDNQSRHQKLMNRNSRRTKSLPKWVFELSFHQQEIVANER from the exons ATGTTGTCAGAAAAGGTAACATGCAACTCTCACGGACAGGATTCGTCCTACTTCCTCGGATGGGAAGAGTACGAAAAGAATCCCTACGACGAATTTAAGAATCCCAACGGTATCATCCAAATGGGTCTTGCCGAGAATCAACTCTCTTTCGACCTCCTCCAATCGTGGCTCGAGAAGAACCCGCAAGCTATGGCTTTCAAGAATTATAATAATCAATCCATCTTCAAAGATCTTGCTCTCTTTCAAGATTATCATGGCCTCCCTGCCTTCAAAAAT GCACTAGTCAAGTTCATGTCGGAGATAAGAGGAGGCAGTGTTAGTTTTAACCCAAACAACCTTGTACTTACCGCGGGAGCAACTTCGGCTAACGAAACATTAATGTTTTGTCTCAATAATCCTGGCGATGCCTTCCTCCTCCCGACACCATATTATCCTGG ATTTGATAGAGACCTCAAATGGAGAACCGGGGCAGAAATAGTACCAATTCAGTGTTCAAGCTTAAATGGTTTCAGAATTACCAAATCTGCCCTTGAAGATGCTTACAAACAAGCAGAAAAACAAAACCTCAAAGTCAAGGGTGTCTTGGTCACAAATCCTTCTAATCCATTAGGCACGTCACTGAGTTTGCATGAACTCGACCTCTTGGTTAACTTCATCTCGTCCAGAAACATCCACCTTGTTAGCGACGAAATCTATTCCGGTACTGTCTTTAGCTCTCCAAGCTTCATAAGCATCATGGAAGTCTTAAAAAACAAAAACCTTATGAACACCGAAATAGCAAAACGAGTCCACATTGTGTATAGCCTCTCCAAAGATCTTGGACTACCTGGATTCCGAATTGGAGCCATATACTCTAACGATGAGAGGGTTGTCTCGGCTGCGACAAAAATGTCCAGCTTTGGTTTGGTTTCGTCGCAGACACAACACCTATTGTCTGAAATCCTTTCTGACCAGAATTTTACAAAAACATATCTTTCTGAAAACCGGAGAAGACTGAAGGAACGACATGAAATGCTCGTGAACGGGCTTAAAAAGTCTGGAATCTGGTGTCTTCCAAGCAACTCCGGTTTGTTTTGTTGGGTGGATATGAGACACCTTTTGAGCTCGAATACTTTTGAAGGAGAAATGGAGCTTTGGAAGATGATAGTTTATCAAGTCAGGTTGAACATCTCGCCCGGTTCATCATGCCATTGTAGTGAACCGGGTTGGtttcgtgtttgctttgcaaacATGTCAGAGCAAACCCTAGATCTTGCCATGCAACGTGTGAAGTCGTTTGTAGACTCGATGGCTAAGCAAGACAACCAGAGTCGTCACCAGAAGTTGATGAACAGAAATTCGAGAAGAACAAAGTCGTTACCAAAATGGGTTTTTGAGCTATCGTTTCATCAACAAGAAATTGTGGCCAATGAACGTTAG